Proteins encoded together in one Lachnospiraceae bacterium JLR.KK008 window:
- a CDS encoding ABC transporter permease, with the protein MSENEKKTTQEPLIAYTAPAARIKSAFKSWEAFLLLLIVAEFVIFGTANPRFLMTRVIFGSLNDVMAICIISLFVTFVLITGGIDIQAASILGLVSIIIGVGWQDFGLNIWVAALIGLVFAIACGALSGFFIAYCGVQAMVITLGGSFLYAGIALLVSNLSASAAYQGISGFPEYFTFVGKYKIGGVVPIQLIIFLVLAVIAYFILHRSKYGRKVFLVGTNKDAAEYCGINSRRVIMSTYMFSGMAAGIAGIITTAYVGSSKCDLGSTSTMSIITAVVLGGTLSTGGKGSVIGTALAALVVGILRFGLPLCFKVNSQYLDVPVGLLLIIVVVGRAVLASPTMQNMLAKRKKKA; encoded by the coding sequence ATGAGTGAAAATGAAAAGAAAACGACTCAGGAGCCGTTGATTGCCTATACAGCCCCCGCGGCAAGAATCAAGAGTGCATTTAAAAGTTGGGAGGCGTTTCTGCTCCTGCTGATCGTGGCAGAGTTTGTGATCTTTGGCACGGCGAATCCGAGATTTCTGATGACGAGAGTTATTTTCGGTTCTTTGAATGATGTTATGGCGATCTGTATCATCTCGCTGTTTGTTACATTTGTATTGATTACCGGAGGTATTGATATTCAGGCGGCCTCCATTTTGGGACTCGTGTCCATTATTATTGGTGTTGGCTGGCAGGATTTCGGTCTCAATATCTGGGTTGCGGCACTGATCGGACTGGTTTTTGCGATCGCCTGCGGTGCACTGTCCGGCTTCTTTATCGCTTACTGCGGTGTGCAGGCCATGGTCATTACGTTGGGAGGCAGCTTCCTGTATGCCGGAATTGCACTCCTTGTATCTAATTTGTCCGCATCTGCGGCATATCAGGGAATCAGTGGATTTCCGGAGTATTTTACCTTTGTAGGTAAATATAAGATCGGCGGAGTTGTGCCGATTCAGTTGATTATTTTCCTGGTACTTGCGGTGATTGCATATTTTATTCTGCACAGATCGAAATATGGCCGTAAGGTATTCCTGGTAGGTACCAATAAAGACGCCGCAGAATACTGCGGTATCAACAGCCGCCGGGTTATTATGAGCACCTATATGTTTTCCGGTATGGCAGCCGGTATTGCCGGCATCATTACGACGGCATATGTAGGCTCTTCCAAATGCGACCTCGGCAGCACGAGTACGATGTCCATCATCACGGCAGTTGTATTGGGAGGTACGCTGAGTACGGGAGGAAAGGGTTCTGTTATCGGTACGGCTCTGGCCGCGCTGGTAGTTGGTATCCTCCGGTTCGGGCTTCCGCTCTGCTTTAAGGTGAACAGCCAGTATCTGGATGTTCCAGTCGGCCTGCTTCTGATCATCGTAGTAGTGGGACGTGCGGTACTTGCATCCCCGACCATGCAGAATATGCTTGCAAAAAGAAAGAAAAAAGCATAA